The Dethiosulfovibrio peptidovorans genome contains the following window.
AGGGCAGGGGGAAACTTCGCCAAGGCCATCGCCGAGATTGTCGGCTGCTCCAACGCCAGCGGCTGCGATGTTCGGGGCTTCTGTGCCGGTCCGGTGAACGCCATGATAGCTGGCGCCTCCCAAGTAGCCGCAGGAACTCGCTCCAACGTGGTTGTTCTGGCTGGCGGTGCCGTGCCCAAGCTGTACATGAACAGCAAGGATCACGTAAAGAAGGACATGCCCGCTCTTGAGGACTGCCTGGGCAGTTTTGCCGTCCTTATCACTCCCTGTGACGGAACAAGCCCGGAAATGCGCCTGGACGCCATAGGCAAACACTCCGTTGGCGCGGGAGCCTCTCCCCAGGCCGTGACTCAGGCCCTGACCTGGGAGCCTCTCCAGAAGGTTGGCCTTGGTCTGGGCGATGTTGACAAGTTCGGCGCCGAGCTTCATATCCCGGAGATCACCCTGCCCGCAGGAGCGGGAGACGTGCCTCTGGCGAACATCAAGATGATCGCTGCTCTGGCGGTTATGAAGAAGTCCATCGAGAAAGCCGATATGATGACCTTCGTCAAGGATAAGGGGCTTCCGGGCTTCGCCCACACTCAGGGACATATCCCCGCCGGTGCGCCCTTCATCGGCCACGCTGTACAATGGATCGCCGATGGAAAGATCAAGAGAGCCATGATCATCGGAAAGGGTAGCCTCTTCCTGGCTCGCCTCACCAACTTGGCTGACGGAGCCTCCTTCCTCATCGAGGCCCCAGCTGCTGCCTCGGCGACCGCGGTCAGCAAGGACGACGTGAAGAGCATCCTTCTGGAGGCCCTCTCCGAGATCTCCGACTCCCTGACGAAGTAGCAGGAGGTGGAGAACCATGTCTGACGTTAAAAAACTCATCGGTCAAGCCCTTTCGGAGCTTGTGGACGCCGCTAAAACCGGCGGTCCCAGGGTTTCCGTGGGGCTTATGGCTACCGGAAGCGAGCATGGACCTGAGGAGCTCGCCAGGGGCGGACGTCTGGCCCAGCAGCAGAATCCGGGAGTTCAGGTGGTCATGATCGGTCCCAAGTTCTCGGGCTACGACGACCTGAAGTGGATCGAGACCGACGATTGCGATGCCGACGTGGCCAAGGCAATGGAGGCAGCTATCGACGACGGAACCATCGCCGGAGCTGTGGCCCTCCATTACCCCTTCCCCATGGGCGTCACTACCATCGGTCGGGTCCTCACGCCCGCCAAGGGCAAGGATATGATCGTGGCATCCTCCACGGGCACCTCAGCTATCAATCGGGTCGAGGCTATGATCAGAAATACCATCTATGGCATAGCGACAGCTAAAGCCATGGGTATCGCGAATCCCACGGTGGGCATCCTGAACGTTGAAGGCGCACAGCTGGTATTCAAAGCCCTTAACAAACTGAAGACTGGCGGCTACCCCGTTACCTTCGGAGAGAGCCTTCGGGCTGACGGTGGATCGCTGCTTCGGGGAAACGATATCCTGGCTGGTGCAGTCGATATCTGTGTCTGCGATACCCTGACGGGAAACGTGTTGATGAAGATGTTCTCGTCCTTCAACACGGGTGGCTCCTATGAGGCTTTAGGCTGGGGCTACGGTCCCTCCGCTGGCGAGGGCTGGAACAAAATCATATCCATCATATCCCGGGCCTCCGGGGCCCCAGTTATCGCCAACG
Protein-coding sequences here:
- a CDS encoding glycine reductase yields the protein MSRVAIKGSAYCLQHTPELGLHYGNTPYVERHTHGETEYLKALPKHIQSFDEATSYAPNMAYIGTLPLEELEKQATPMYENRISGANRTGSFGEITPEDEFLGLMDICDVFDLVWLEKGFAASIREKLANHDMVTESMMGRLEAGREIAEIEAECDEKHGGLPLYLNGSVVGCVRRGHEVDENLSAHVLMENIASKTSSVIAFLYLLKNSGMNPSEVDFVIECSEEGAGDMCQRAGGNFAKAIAEIVGCSNASGCDVRGFCAGPVNAMIAGASQVAAGTRSNVVVLAGGAVPKLYMNSKDHVKKDMPALEDCLGSFAVLITPCDGTSPEMRLDAIGKHSVGAGASPQAVTQALTWEPLQKVGLGLGDVDKFGAELHIPEITLPAGAGDVPLANIKMIAALAVMKKSIEKADMMTFVKDKGLPGFAHTQGHIPAGAPFIGHAVQWIADGKIKRAMIIGKGSLFLARLTNLADGASFLIEAPAAASATAVSKDDVKSILLEALSEISDSLTK
- a CDS encoding glycine reductase; the encoded protein is MSDVKKLIGQALSELVDAAKTGGPRVSVGLMATGSEHGPEELARGGRLAQQQNPGVQVVMIGPKFSGYDDLKWIETDDCDADVAKAMEAAIDDGTIAGAVALHYPFPMGVTTIGRVLTPAKGKDMIVASSTGTSAINRVEAMIRNTIYGIATAKAMGIANPTVGILNVEGAQLVFKALNKLKTGGYPVTFGESLRADGGSLLRGNDILAGAVDICVCDTLTGNVLMKMFSSFNTGGSYEALGWGYGPSAGEGWNKIISIISRASGAPVIANAVAYNAAVARGNHSAMVADEVAIAKRAGLDKIIQGVLPKPECSEEVAAPPVEPTDEEIHGVDVLSIEDAVRELWKNKIYAESSMGCTGPVVKIPGKHMDQAKELLAAAGYL